One window from the genome of Microscilla marina ATCC 23134 encodes:
- a CDS encoding endonuclease/exonuclease/phosphatase family protein: MKKTLVLILLVWGSVTVSQGQGKEKYHLGSIAFYNVENLFDTIDDPEKRDEEYTPEGRRNWTTIRYHKKLQNLARVLSKLAGGDAPSIIGLCEVENKQVVEDLVKTGGLKKYNYKIVHYSSPDRRGIDVALIYRPEYFAPTFSKSYRLIDKTNPRFITRDQLLVKGKFDGDDIHFIVNHWPSRGGGQKRSEPRRIKAATLTRSIADSLLDADKNAKIVIMGDLNDNPNDKSLTKVLKASGKKPKGKNLYNAMLPLYKKGIGSLAYRDQWYLFDQIIMSKGLVMAKKYTYKYVPKSARVFAPKLLKQRGGKYEGYPLRTFGGRTYLGGYSDHFPVYIFIAKQVK, from the coding sequence ATGAAAAAAACATTAGTATTGATTCTGTTGGTATGGGGAAGTGTGACCGTTTCTCAAGGACAAGGCAAAGAAAAATATCATTTGGGCAGCATTGCATTTTATAATGTAGAGAACCTTTTTGATACCATTGACGACCCTGAGAAGCGCGACGAAGAGTATACACCCGAAGGCAGACGCAACTGGACTACCATTCGTTACCACAAAAAACTACAGAACCTTGCCAGGGTATTGTCAAAGCTTGCCGGAGGCGATGCGCCTTCGATCATTGGTTTGTGCGAGGTAGAAAACAAACAAGTAGTAGAGGACTTGGTGAAAACCGGAGGGCTCAAGAAGTATAACTATAAAATTGTCCATTATTCGTCGCCCGACCGCCGGGGTATTGACGTGGCGTTGATTTACCGTCCCGAATATTTTGCCCCTACTTTCAGCAAAAGCTACCGTTTGATAGACAAAACCAATCCTCGGTTTATTACTCGTGATCAGTTGTTGGTCAAAGGTAAGTTTGATGGAGACGACATTCATTTTATTGTCAACCACTGGCCATCGCGTGGGGGTGGGCAAAAACGCAGTGAGCCCCGTCGTATCAAGGCGGCTACGCTTACTCGCAGCATTGCCGATTCGCTGTTGGACGCTGATAAAAATGCCAAGATTGTGATTATGGGTGACTTGAACGACAACCCCAACGACAAGAGTTTGACCAAGGTTTTGAAAGCTTCGGGTAAAAAACCCAAAGGCAAAAACCTGTACAACGCGATGCTGCCTTTGTATAAAAAGGGCATTGGTTCGTTGGCTTACCGCGATCAATGGTATTTGTTTGACCAAATCATTATGAGCAAAGGCTTGGTGATGGCTAAAAAATATACTTATAAGTATGTGCCCAAGTCGGCAAGGGTGTTTGCGCCTAAGTTGCTCAAGCAGCGTGGAGGCAAGTATGAGGGGTATCCATTGCGTACATTTGGTGGGCGTACTTACCTGGGGGGCTACAGCGACCACTTTCCGGTGTATATTTTTATAGCCAAGCAGGTGAAGTAG
- a CDS encoding MORN repeat-containing protein, whose product MKRPSKIIVVYILLAASITSALLLFFRAQGLKQKLSTALKVKKHHQENAKKPPYLDRYLAVDTLIAQKKYREAWLNYEKILADMPKNLKLTRSIQLRMRNLVELEKMKGVLFSHETHDSLQDMSLKVRQTDSLAKQVTSNEQQNSNQLDSLRFALEKASVFAQNLRTQLKDKLSSDYVTFTNKKGTKVYYVGSVKAKKANGQGVGLYSNGKRYEGNWKDNLHHGYGILYWPDGEYYDGDFQSGQRNGKGSYHWPSGDKFVGEWKNDKRNGPGIFYKKNGKIVAKGIWKDNKFIKK is encoded by the coding sequence ATGAAAAGACCAAGTAAAATCATCGTCGTTTATATTCTCTTGGCAGCAAGCATCACCTCTGCCCTTTTACTGTTTTTTCGTGCTCAAGGCCTCAAACAAAAGCTGAGTACTGCTTTGAAGGTAAAAAAACATCACCAAGAAAATGCAAAAAAACCGCCTTACCTTGACCGTTACCTGGCAGTTGACACCTTGATTGCCCAAAAAAAATACCGGGAAGCCTGGCTTAACTATGAGAAAATACTCGCCGATATGCCCAAAAACCTAAAACTCACCCGCTCTATTCAATTAAGAATGCGTAACCTGGTAGAGTTGGAAAAAATGAAGGGGGTGCTTTTTTCTCATGAAACCCATGATTCTCTGCAAGACATGTCGTTGAAAGTACGCCAAACAGACTCGCTTGCCAAGCAAGTGACAAGCAACGAGCAACAAAATAGCAATCAGTTAGATTCCCTGAGGTTTGCCCTTGAGAAAGCAAGCGTTTTTGCTCAAAACCTTCGTACTCAATTGAAAGACAAATTGTCTAGCGATTATGTAACCTTTACCAATAAAAAAGGAACAAAAGTGTATTATGTGGGCAGTGTAAAAGCTAAAAAAGCCAATGGTCAGGGAGTAGGCTTGTATAGCAATGGCAAGCGATATGAAGGCAACTGGAAAGACAATTTGCATCACGGATATGGCATCCTTTACTGGCCGGATGGTGAATATTACGATGGTGATTTTCAATCGGGGCAACGCAATGGCAAAGGAAGCTACCATTGGCCAAGTGGAGATAAATTTGTGGGTGAATGGAAAAATGACAAAAGAAATGGTCCGGGCATTTTTTACAAAAAAAATGGAAAAATAGTGGCAAAGGGCATTTGGAAAGACAATAAATTTATCAAGAAGTAA
- a CDS encoding DUF2490 domain-containing protein: MKFLYPLTTMLICCCLFFISSKISAQQTGVPEKSEFKKATTRLWLNTYGNIRISDKLFWIAQTHFRFQEKDQTRFAGQVGQIYNRHAISYFYSKKFTASLGGVFRLNMNTDDILEGEQTMVPEWRIWHQYLFAVPFPRLMVYHRLRIEHRWTRGFQKNSSFTFRNRWRYMLNMKIPLNKKKLAPGALYVAPEAELIMQSGKSVVNSPMEDLRLHTSFGYILKPQVTFATGLMYSFGQSLSNGAIFNQKWTLRFHVYFSPDFRKLENRLPAVK; this comes from the coding sequence ATGAAATTCCTTTACCCACTCACAACAATGCTTATATGTTGTTGTTTGTTTTTTATTTCGTCAAAAATAAGCGCTCAACAAACAGGAGTGCCCGAAAAGTCTGAGTTTAAGAAAGCGACAACTCGCCTGTGGCTCAATACTTATGGCAATATTCGCATTTCTGATAAACTGTTCTGGATTGCCCAAACTCATTTTCGTTTTCAGGAAAAAGACCAGACAAGGTTTGCAGGGCAGGTTGGGCAAATTTATAACCGACACGCCATTAGTTATTTTTATTCTAAAAAATTTACCGCTAGTTTGGGAGGCGTGTTCAGGCTCAACATGAATACAGATGATATTTTGGAGGGAGAGCAAACGATGGTGCCCGAATGGAGGATATGGCATCAGTACCTTTTTGCGGTGCCTTTTCCCCGCCTCATGGTGTACCACCGATTACGGATTGAACATCGTTGGACGAGGGGGTTTCAGAAAAACAGTAGTTTTACTTTTAGAAACAGGTGGAGGTATATGTTAAACATGAAAATTCCACTCAACAAAAAGAAATTAGCGCCTGGGGCTTTGTATGTAGCACCCGAAGCAGAATTGATCATGCAAAGTGGGAAGTCGGTAGTAAATAGTCCTATGGAAGATTTAAGACTCCACACCTCTTTTGGGTACATACTTAAACCACAAGTCACTTTTGCCACGGGTCTGATGTATTCTTTTGGGCAAAGTTTAAGCAATGGGGCAATTTTTAACCAAAAATGGACGTTGCGATTTCATGTGTATTTTTCTCCAGATTTTAGGAAACTTGAAAATAGATTGCCAGCTGTTAAATAG
- a CDS encoding carboxypeptidase-like regulatory domain-containing protein, which translates to MRFFYLHTYYLWTILTFVLFLASPTWAQDSIQVKGKVTYQNQGMPQVQVWLKGSKLTTTTQANGTYQLSLPTSNRPTLVFSLPGFVKVTQVISQERLVNIELQKLPAPAPPQTYTMRTLRPEALTYTTDIFKSIQNRVAGAWVTSSSGAPGAATQLLLRGHRSINGNNSPLIILDGMPINNLTLGNSVVGVDQTNRLMDVSPHDIASVEIIPSFSSRLLKYGMLARNGAVLLTSKKGKADTSPRVVFYNRFSVDNVNKLPELQNTYAQGLPVSGRSVHFGPESRMSFAWGPALADLQYNGRPTLYSRQGSLVPLRAGGVAATPNNPYDFFVQGFTFDTHLSVSGGSKNRQYYFSAGRMQQNGFVHTTGFYRNNFSAGIRQKITPNLVIGGKLYLFNTRGQRAYKGNTGASIPRGVMRTPPSFDNSHGNGSSRKASRNPSTFTLLANGAPRSFSSFFIENPYGSISRNPYGDVLTGQLVQADLTWKVSPHWQFTTQVSVDSRSDLRSIGFDIQSSSSFFGSFTEENIEMNNLYFTTELSYRTKLWNKLSVDASVGYFQNRQALINTSAFATPLQVRGDFSLDNGVEVNRFSLPDERSMRNVYLSGSLNYLGGLMLDVGLVNANHSVLSTATLTPTVGLGVDFAPLFFKNSKIVSQLKLNAHYSQISSDADVYTYGQGNLNRTQLLFGLGTTSLDLSTANASYLPALKPEMTSTIEYGASVTLFNHRLRASISHYQTTTTDQIIALNDVTRGNVLNNGGTINTQGWEFQLGGEVIKNKAVRWYLSVNLTRLNSKVNDLPREVARINMGGIDGLRPAYSSAGNGQPYGVLYGTYYQRNDQGELIINNQGLPTLGVTGAVGDPTPDWLWGIESNFSWKGVSVGMRWDIRRGGDMWNATQANLDYAGMSQRAAAARTVTNYIFPGVKLDGSPNDIPVNFYNLNATQAAETSPFTFYGVTGISEANLQDASWLRLRELTIAYTLPARWLKNWLISELTLSFIGRNLWLATNYTGIDPETNLTGTGNGFGVDLYNMPQTKSIGGAVMMKF; encoded by the coding sequence ATGAGGTTTTTCTATCTACACACTTATTACCTATGGACTATTCTTACCTTTGTTTTATTTTTAGCAAGCCCTACCTGGGCTCAAGACAGCATTCAGGTCAAAGGTAAAGTAACCTACCAAAATCAAGGAATGCCCCAGGTTCAAGTATGGTTAAAGGGGAGCAAACTTACCACTACTACCCAGGCAAACGGGACTTATCAATTAAGCTTACCCACCTCTAATCGCCCAACGTTGGTGTTTAGCTTGCCAGGTTTTGTGAAGGTTACCCAAGTCATTAGTCAAGAACGCCTCGTCAATATTGAACTGCAAAAACTACCCGCTCCTGCACCACCCCAAACCTATACCATGCGCACCCTCAGGCCTGAAGCACTTACTTATACCACTGATATATTTAAAAGTATACAAAATCGGGTGGCTGGTGCCTGGGTTACGTCATCGTCAGGGGCGCCGGGGGCTGCTACTCAACTGCTGTTGCGGGGGCACCGCTCTATCAATGGCAATAACAGCCCATTGATTATTTTGGATGGAATGCCCATTAATAACCTCACGTTGGGCAATTCGGTGGTGGGGGTAGACCAAACCAACCGCCTGATGGATGTAAGCCCACACGATATTGCTTCGGTAGAAATCATTCCGTCATTTTCGTCCCGCTTGCTTAAGTATGGCATGCTTGCCCGCAACGGAGCAGTACTTTTGACTAGCAAAAAAGGCAAGGCAGATACTTCGCCGCGCGTGGTATTTTACAATCGTTTTAGTGTTGACAATGTCAACAAACTGCCCGAGTTACAAAATACTTATGCCCAAGGCTTGCCTGTGAGTGGCAGGTCGGTACACTTTGGTCCCGAAAGTAGGATGTCGTTTGCCTGGGGACCAGCCCTGGCTGATTTGCAATACAACGGACGTCCCACCTTGTATAGCAGGCAGGGGAGTTTGGTACCGTTGCGGGCAGGAGGCGTGGCAGCTACGCCAAATAACCCTTACGATTTTTTTGTGCAAGGCTTTACTTTTGACACCCATTTGTCGGTAAGTGGAGGCAGTAAAAACCGACAGTATTACTTTTCGGCAGGTAGGATGCAGCAAAATGGTTTTGTGCATACCACTGGTTTTTATCGCAATAATTTTAGTGCAGGCATTCGCCAAAAAATAACGCCTAACCTTGTGATAGGGGGCAAGCTGTACTTGTTTAATACCAGGGGGCAGAGAGCATACAAAGGCAATACGGGGGCAAGCATACCAAGGGGGGTAATGCGCACTCCTCCTTCGTTTGACAACAGCCACGGCAATGGCTCTAGCCGTAAGGCAAGCCGCAACCCTTCTACTTTTACCCTATTGGCAAACGGTGCCCCACGAAGTTTCAGCAGTTTTTTTATAGAAAATCCTTATGGTTCTATCAGCCGCAATCCTTATGGCGACGTATTGACCGGGCAGTTGGTGCAGGCTGACCTGACCTGGAAAGTTTCACCGCATTGGCAGTTTACCACGCAAGTATCAGTTGATAGTCGCAGTGATCTTCGCAGCATAGGGTTTGACATACAAAGTTCCAGCTCTTTTTTTGGGTCTTTTACCGAAGAGAATATAGAGATGAACAACCTTTATTTTACCACTGAGTTGAGTTATCGCACCAAGCTGTGGAACAAGCTCTCGGTAGATGCCAGTGTGGGTTATTTTCAAAACAGACAAGCATTGATAAACACCAGCGCGTTTGCGACTCCTTTGCAGGTACGGGGTGATTTTTCGCTGGACAATGGAGTAGAAGTAAACCGTTTTAGCTTGCCCGATGAACGCTCCATGCGGAATGTTTACCTGAGTGGTTCGCTTAATTACCTCGGTGGGCTCATGCTGGATGTAGGCTTGGTCAATGCCAATCATTCGGTACTGAGCACGGCAACCCTCACACCTACGGTAGGGCTGGGGGTAGACTTTGCCCCGTTGTTTTTCAAAAACTCAAAAATAGTGAGCCAACTCAAGCTCAACGCCCATTACAGTCAAATATCCAGCGACGCCGATGTATATACTTATGGCCAGGGCAACCTCAATCGCACCCAGCTATTGTTTGGGCTTGGCACCACCAGTCTTGACCTAAGCACCGCCAACGCAAGCTACTTGCCCGCCCTTAAACCCGAAATGACCTCTACCATAGAGTATGGCGCCAGTGTTACCTTGTTTAATCATCGACTGCGGGCAAGCATAAGCCATTACCAAACCACTACCACCGACCAAATCATTGCTTTAAACGATGTGACCAGGGGCAATGTGCTCAACAACGGAGGAACGATTAACACCCAGGGTTGGGAGTTTCAACTAGGAGGGGAGGTGATCAAAAATAAGGCGGTACGTTGGTATTTATCAGTCAACCTTACCCGGTTGAATAGTAAAGTAAACGATTTGCCCCGTGAGGTAGCCCGCATCAACATGGGGGGCATAGATGGCTTAAGACCCGCGTATTCGAGCGCGGGCAACGGACAACCTTATGGCGTGCTATATGGTACCTATTATCAGCGAAACGATCAGGGCGAACTCATCATCAACAATCAAGGTTTACCTACTTTGGGGGTGACGGGGGCGGTGGGCGACCCTACACCCGACTGGCTGTGGGGCATTGAAAGCAATTTTAGCTGGAAAGGAGTCAGCGTAGGGATGCGGTGGGACATTCGCCGGGGAGGTGATATGTGGAACGCTACCCAAGCCAACCTTGATTATGCTGGCATGTCGCAACGCGCCGCAGCAGCACGCACGGTCACCAACTATATTTTCCCTGGGGTAAAGCTGGATGGTAGCCCCAATGATATTCCGGTAAACTTTTATAACCTCAATGCTACCCAGGCAGCCGAAACAAGCCCTTTTACTTTTTATGGGGTGACGGGCATTTCTGAAGCCAACCTCCAGGATGCTTCGTGGCTGCGCTTGCGCGAATTGACTATAGCCTATACTTTGCCTGCTCGGTGGTTGAAAAACTGGTTAATTTCTGAGCTGACCCTGTCATTTATTGGGCGCAACTTGTGGCTTGCCACTAACTATACAGGCATTGACCCCGAAACCAACCTTACAGGCACGGGCAATGGCTTTGGGGTAGATTTGTACAATATGCCCCAAACCAAAAGCATAGGTGGGGCGGTGATGATGAAGTTTTAG
- a CDS encoding valine--tRNA ligase, giving the protein MGSSTPKTDKIAEKYDPKNVEGKWYQYWLDNKFFSSKPDDREPYTIVIPPPNVTGVLHMGHILNNTIQDVLIRKARMEGKNACWVPGTDHASIATEAKVVRMLREKGIKKSEIGRDKFMEYAWEWKEKYGGIILKQLQTLGASCDWDREAFTMDEKRSEQVLDIFIKLYEDKKIYRGLRMVNWDPVGKTTVSNEEVIHKEEDSTLYYINYRIAEGGGYVTIATTRPETLLGDTAVCVNPEDERYKHLIGKKAIVPLVNREVPIIGDKYVDTSFGTGCLKVTPAHDMNDYDLGKKHNLEVIDIFNEDATLNEAAQIHIGKDRFEVRKDIIEDLKKAGCFIAEIPYKNKVGTSERTGAVIEPRLSKQWFVAMKELCEPALENVLNKNIEFHPASFENMYKSWIDGIQDWCISRQLWWGHRIPAYYLPGNSEEEERFVVAKNLDEALEKAQAIDPGIQKEDLRQEEDVLDTWASSWLWPISVFEPDELDYYYPTTTLVTGFDIIFFWVMRMIIAGYYVKDEKPFKHVYFTGMVRDKMRRKMSKSLGNSPDVFKLMERYGTDGLRYGILSSAAAGNDIMFDTPVPPDNASDAVREAFFEDSKNLDSNICDNGRRFANKIFQSFRLINMWEVDDSLPNPNKVAIEWFEAIFNQELTVIEKSLSEFRISEALTKLYLLFWHNGFCSWYLEMIKPEFDQAVGKSKPIDGETYRFTVDYFERLLNALHPFMPFITEEIWQLIKERGEKDTVCLATYPTPGIQNPELVAQAEVAFEVIQGIRDIRNKKGLKKHEPLKLIVKTDAPELFNKFEQIIQKLAAISEIEFVNDKVAGAVGVVVKNHECFVPLEGKIDVEQERTKLEKELERHKRNLNASTNKLKNERFVNNAKPAVVESERKKLADAEAAIKVLEESLSSL; this is encoded by the coding sequence ATGGGAAGTTCAACCCCAAAAACCGACAAGATAGCCGAAAAGTACGACCCCAAAAACGTAGAGGGGAAATGGTACCAGTATTGGCTGGATAACAAGTTTTTTAGTTCAAAACCCGATGACCGTGAGCCATATACTATAGTCATTCCGCCACCCAACGTCACCGGAGTCTTGCACATGGGGCATATATTGAACAATACCATTCAAGATGTGTTGATTCGGAAGGCTCGAATGGAAGGTAAAAATGCGTGCTGGGTACCCGGCACCGACCACGCCTCTATTGCCACCGAAGCCAAAGTAGTGAGAATGTTGCGCGAGAAGGGAATCAAGAAATCGGAGATTGGGCGCGATAAGTTTATGGAATATGCCTGGGAGTGGAAAGAAAAATACGGCGGCATTATTCTTAAACAACTTCAGACTTTGGGCGCGTCGTGCGACTGGGACCGCGAGGCTTTTACCATGGATGAAAAGCGCTCGGAGCAGGTATTGGATATTTTTATCAAGTTATATGAAGATAAAAAAATATACCGTGGCTTGCGCATGGTAAACTGGGACCCGGTAGGCAAAACCACTGTATCGAACGAAGAAGTAATCCATAAAGAAGAAGATTCTACACTTTATTATATCAATTACCGCATTGCCGAAGGCGGTGGCTATGTTACAATTGCCACTACTCGCCCCGAAACTTTGCTGGGCGACACGGCGGTATGTGTAAACCCCGAAGATGAGCGCTATAAGCACTTGATCGGTAAAAAAGCCATTGTACCGTTGGTAAACCGTGAGGTACCTATCATTGGTGACAAGTATGTAGACACGAGTTTTGGTACGGGTTGCTTGAAAGTAACTCCGGCTCACGACATGAATGACTATGACCTGGGTAAAAAACACAACCTTGAGGTGATAGACATTTTTAATGAGGACGCTACGCTCAACGAAGCTGCTCAGATTCATATTGGCAAAGATCGCTTTGAGGTGCGCAAAGACATCATCGAAGACTTGAAAAAAGCGGGTTGTTTTATTGCCGAAATTCCTTACAAAAACAAGGTAGGTACTTCGGAGCGTACGGGGGCGGTAATTGAGCCACGTTTGTCTAAACAATGGTTTGTGGCAATGAAGGAATTGTGCGAACCTGCCCTGGAAAACGTTTTGAACAAAAACATTGAGTTCCACCCGGCATCGTTCGAAAACATGTACAAGTCTTGGATAGATGGTATTCAGGATTGGTGTATTTCGCGTCAATTGTGGTGGGGGCATCGCATTCCTGCTTATTATTTGCCAGGCAACAGCGAAGAAGAAGAGCGTTTTGTAGTGGCTAAAAATCTCGACGAAGCCTTGGAGAAGGCTCAAGCCATTGACCCAGGCATCCAAAAAGAAGACCTTCGTCAGGAAGAAGACGTACTAGACACCTGGGCGTCGTCCTGGTTGTGGCCTATTTCGGTGTTTGAGCCCGACGAATTAGATTACTACTACCCTACTACTACGCTGGTAACGGGGTTTGATATTATATTTTTCTGGGTAATGCGCATGATCATTGCCGGATACTATGTAAAAGACGAAAAGCCATTTAAGCATGTATACTTTACTGGAATGGTAAGGGACAAGATGCGCCGTAAAATGTCTAAATCGTTGGGTAACTCGCCTGATGTATTTAAGCTGATGGAAAGGTATGGCACCGATGGTTTGCGTTATGGTATTTTGAGCAGTGCGGCGGCAGGCAACGACATTATGTTTGACACGCCTGTACCACCCGACAATGCCTCGGACGCAGTAAGGGAAGCCTTTTTTGAGGACAGCAAAAACTTAGATTCTAATATTTGCGATAATGGGCGAAGATTTGCCAACAAGATTTTCCAATCTTTCCGCTTGATCAATATGTGGGAGGTAGACGATAGTTTGCCCAACCCTAATAAGGTGGCAATAGAATGGTTTGAGGCAATATTTAACCAAGAGTTGACAGTGATAGAAAAGAGCTTGAGCGAGTTCCGTATTTCGGAGGCGCTTACCAAGCTGTATTTGTTGTTTTGGCACAACGGCTTTTGTTCCTGGTACTTAGAAATGATCAAGCCCGAGTTCGACCAAGCGGTAGGCAAGTCTAAACCTATAGATGGCGAAACTTACCGTTTTACGGTAGACTATTTCGAGCGTTTGCTCAATGCATTGCATCCATTTATGCCTTTTATTACTGAGGAAATTTGGCAGTTGATCAAAGAACGTGGCGAAAAGGATACGGTTTGTTTGGCAACTTACCCAACACCAGGCATCCAAAACCCTGAGTTGGTAGCACAAGCCGAAGTAGCTTTTGAGGTAATCCAGGGCATTCGCGATATTAGAAACAAAAAAGGATTGAAAAAACATGAGCCTTTGAAGTTGATAGTAAAAACCGATGCGCCTGAGTTGTTCAACAAGTTTGAGCAAATCATTCAGAAATTGGCGGCTATCTCAGAAATTGAGTTTGTAAACGACAAGGTAGCTGGTGCAGTGGGTGTTGTAGTGAAAAACCACGAATGTTTTGTACCACTAGAGGGCAAAATAGACGTGGAGCAAGAGCGTACCAAGCTAGAAAAAGAGTTGGAACGCCATAAACGTAATTTGAACGCCTCTACCAACAAGCTCAAAAACGAACGCTTTGTAAACAATGCCAAACCAGCCGTGGTAGAGAGTGAGCGTAAAAAGCTTGCTGACGCCGAAGCAGCCATCAAGGTATTGGAAGAGAGCTTGAGTAGTTTGTAA
- a CDS encoding PP2C family protein-serine/threonine phosphatase has protein sequence MKPITEDHLHEEWLHEKQRLRQRLSLWTIALTIMLYPGTLADYSMVASAEKSFFVWVRLIPSMVGALGLITFYTLRVPVQWVMYVTLVTVLTSSAYRPIPGDMANFVFTNGACLILMSAIPLIAFWQSVLFWLYLVGLNATVYMVVYADKVPLPQSGLVFTAALGVMFVVVSRFRHEIIHRNFLQSFQLKSQNDQINDQKNQLEALNEDLQEKNSMLTESIGYAKNIQTLLLPRPQDILRVFPQSFVFFKPRNQVSGDFYWLTEIHPHQPEKHGAIVVAMDCTGHGVPGALISMIGESLLKQVVNKEKIHAPHEILNSLHREIRHTLRQKESLNRDGMDMGVVHINFAQKTLQYAGACNTMIYFQDKQLHQLKGDSYSVGGEQREFNRCFTNHVVPLDKPTTFYLFSDGYQDQFGGNEGKKFMRKRFRETLQQIHTLPMPTQIQHLEQTLTQWQGHHEQVDDILVMGFRL, from the coding sequence ATGAAACCAATTACTGAAGACCACCTGCATGAAGAGTGGCTTCACGAAAAACAAAGACTTAGGCAGCGGCTAAGCCTTTGGACTATAGCATTGACCATCATGCTTTATCCGGGTACTTTGGCAGACTATTCTATGGTGGCTTCCGCCGAAAAATCCTTCTTTGTTTGGGTGCGTTTGATCCCCTCTATGGTGGGAGCCCTGGGGCTGATTACTTTTTATACCCTACGAGTGCCGGTGCAATGGGTGATGTATGTAACCCTGGTAACAGTGCTTACCTCGTCGGCTTACCGCCCCATTCCGGGCGACATGGCTAATTTTGTATTTACCAATGGGGCTTGTCTTATTCTGATGAGCGCCATTCCGTTGATTGCCTTTTGGCAAAGTGTGTTGTTTTGGCTGTACCTGGTGGGGCTCAATGCGACAGTATATATGGTAGTGTATGCAGACAAAGTGCCTTTGCCTCAAAGTGGGCTGGTATTTACTGCTGCTCTTGGGGTCATGTTTGTAGTAGTATCACGGTTTCGTCACGAAATCATCCATCGCAATTTTTTACAGAGCTTTCAACTCAAGAGCCAAAACGATCAGATCAACGATCAGAAAAACCAACTGGAGGCTTTGAACGAAGATTTACAGGAAAAAAACTCGATGTTGACTGAGAGCATTGGCTATGCCAAAAACATACAAACTTTGCTCTTGCCCCGACCACAAGACATTTTGCGGGTGTTCCCCCAATCGTTTGTGTTTTTTAAACCCCGCAATCAGGTAAGTGGCGATTTTTATTGGTTAACTGAAATACACCCCCACCAACCCGAAAAACACGGAGCCATTGTGGTGGCAATGGATTGTACCGGGCATGGGGTGCCCGGCGCGCTCATTAGTATGATAGGCGAGTCGCTGCTAAAGCAAGTAGTAAACAAAGAAAAAATACACGCCCCTCACGAAATACTCAATAGTTTGCATAGAGAAATAAGGCACACCCTGCGACAAAAAGAAAGTCTCAACCGTGACGGCATGGACATGGGGGTAGTGCACATCAATTTTGCCCAAAAAACGTTGCAATATGCAGGGGCTTGTAATACTATGATTTATTTTCAAGACAAGCAACTGCATCAACTCAAGGGCGATTCTTACTCGGTAGGCGGAGAGCAGCGCGAGTTTAACCGTTGTTTTACCAACCATGTAGTACCATTGGATAAACCCACTACTTTTTACTTGTTCTCAGACGGTTATCAAGATCAGTTTGGAGGAAACGAAGGTAAAAAATTTATGCGTAAAAGATTCAGAGAAACCTTGCAACAAATACATACCCTACCTATGCCTACTCAAATACAACACCTAGAGCAAACGCTGACTCAGTGGCAAGGCCACCACGAACAAGTAGATGATATTTTGGTGATGGGGTTTCGTCTTTAG
- a CDS encoding M57 family metalloprotease — protein sequence MKRITLLSVSFMMMLAAFTFSCKQQEATPNAPANNNGISQEVINQFKDLGIDARNGVYTTQTNPLTGKTQKGYSLEKDVFVSEDQFKEMLASPTTEGANGEQYRTSNLVNAPRTIRVLGYTANNSNGLGSTLREALRQSIQRYNAENLSLRFTLAFGSNFQVYDIVVYQVSNGSIGASAGFPTNGNPYKWVRMNSGVNNGGIQLARHITMHELGHCIGFRHTDWFNRSISCGSGGNEGTAGVGAIHIPGTPVAPSFDNQSIMLSCGGLGTPGAFSAGDRTALNYLY from the coding sequence ATGAAAAGAATTACCCTGCTAAGCGTGAGCTTCATGATGATGCTTGCTGCCTTCACTTTCTCTTGTAAGCAACAAGAGGCTACTCCTAATGCCCCTGCAAATAACAACGGTATTAGTCAAGAGGTAATTAACCAATTTAAAGACCTTGGGATTGACGCCAGAAATGGTGTATATACGACCCAAACGAACCCTTTGACAGGAAAAACTCAAAAAGGATATAGTCTTGAAAAAGACGTATTTGTATCTGAGGATCAGTTCAAAGAAATGCTTGCGAGCCCAACAACCGAGGGTGCTAATGGTGAACAATACCGTACTAGCAATCTGGTAAACGCTCCTCGCACTATTCGTGTACTTGGTTACACTGCCAACAATTCAAACGGATTGGGTAGTACTTTGAGAGAGGCTTTGCGCCAGTCTATCCAGCGTTACAATGCTGAAAACCTTAGCTTACGCTTTACTTTAGCTTTTGGTAGCAACTTTCAGGTATACGACATAGTAGTATATCAGGTATCTAACGGTTCTATTGGAGCAAGTGCTGGTTTCCCAACCAATGGCAACCCTTACAAGTGGGTGCGTATGAACTCAGGCGTAAACAATGGAGGAATCCAATTGGCTCGTCACATCACTATGCACGAACTAGGTCACTGCATTGGTTTCCGTCACACTGACTGGTTCAACCGCTCTATTAGCTGTGGAAGCGGTGGAAACGAAGGTACTGCTGGAGTAGGTGCTATCCATATTCCAGGTACTCCGGTTGCACCTAGCTTTGACAATCAATCTATTATGTTGTCTTGCGGTGGTTTAGGTACTCCTGGTGCTTTCTCTGCTGGCGACCGTACTGCATTGAACTACCTTTACTAA